CGGAGAGCTTTGCGGCCTTGTCAAGCAAGGGTGAAAGCTTCAAGTTTCAGAGATGCTCTGTTGATGAACCACTGTGGTCTTTGTTATAATTTGCGGGGATCTTGGTGACGTTGCCGGTGGAAGATCGTCAGCGTAGGGATGAAAAGGAGGAAGCTTTCCTCGCCGTGATCTAGTCTCGAACTTGGAGCACGTTCGAGAGTCTCCACAGTCGGTGCCGACGATTGACAAGGTGATTACGGGATCGTTTTCCTTTGATCCAGATCGCGCTAGGTTGTTGTCGGTTGCAGTTGAATGGAGCTCGACGGATCTGAGGATTCAACGACGACCTCGTCCTTTTACAAGCTCGCCGGAGATTAGAAATTGTCTGGATCTCGTCAGCTCACGGATCGACCTGCGACCGCCTTTGTTTCCTTTGCCGGAGAGCTCTATCTGGACAGTACGGCTACTGCAGGAGAAACAGCTCTGGCCGATCTCTCCTTCTGTCACACGCTAGGTTGTCGTCGGGATTCTGATGGAACTCCCACCATCTCCGTTTTGACCGGCAACCCTAAAtccaataataataattttttttttaaatcgttcAAATCCTTCTCCTTGATTAAGCATATGTATACAATGAAATCGAATTTAATAATGAGATATCGTTTTGTAAACTTATCTCTTGGACTGAGTTTGATGGCCACAGATCTAGGATTTTCCCAAATTTGAAATGATTTCAAGATAGTTCTCTCCAGCCCCCTCTTTctagcgccaactgtttgatccaaaaatggtGTTTATGCTGAAATGTTTGTTGAATCAATACAATAAAAGAatctaagaataaaaattagATTCTTGAGGCTTGGGAAAAATGTTTAGGTAAAATCAAAtggaaaaagaatataaaagagatttcattgaTTGAAGGTTCATCACCAAGATGATTACAAGGTTAAAGTGAACCTTTAAATACAAAATCTTTATGAAAATATGTTCTTAAAGTCTAAGAAGATGAGATTTCTCATAAGGAGGAGGTAGCTCCTTATGTATAGAAAGATGAAGTTTAGGGTTTCCTAACCATATGGGCGTAGTTCAATATCTAATGGGCTTTGAGTTGGATCCCCAACAATTAATAAACCCTAGTTTCCAATAAACCTCTCCCACCTCAGAAAAACCAAACCTTTACGATGAACAACGTCGAATCCGAACAAAAATCAATGGACGATGATGATAAAGTCTGCGGCGAATGCAAGTCGAACCCATGGAAATACAAATGCCCAGGATGCTCAATTCGATCGTGCGCCCTCCCTTGTGTCAAAGCTCACAAGAAGCGAACAGGCTGTACCGGAAAACGGAAACTCACTGACTTCGTTCCCCTCTCCAAGTTCGACGATAATCTCCTCCTCTCCGGTAATAATCGCATTCAAAGTTTATATCTTTGATTGTTAGTACTAAGGGTTGatgaaatttttgatttttagctTTGTAATTATTATTAGCTTCCTCGTCTAATTGTTAatgaaagttttgattttgtatttttattgttattattagcTTTCTCGTCTAAGGGTTGatgaaagttttgattttttttttaaatgcatagATTACAATTTGCTGGAGGAGACGAAGAGAGTGGCGGAGTCTGCTCTGAGAAGGAGACATCAGCTATGTAAAAACCCTCACTTTAGGCTTAGGCTACCCTATGATCTTCGGAGCCTTCAGGTTGCTGCTGCTGACCGCAAAACTAAGCTCTGGTTTCTCCCTGGTGGGATGTTGAAGAGGGATAAGAACCAGAGTCGTTACGATAACGGGTAGTGATTTTAGATTCTCTGAGATTGTAGCTTTAGATTATTAGTTTCTGAACCAATCTTGTTCTTGGTTTAGGAGAAAGTGCATTCATTGGACGATTGAGTGGCGGTTTCACTCTACAGATGTTGTTCTTGTTGATCATGGGTTAGTATCTTCTCTTTGACTGATAGTTTCATGTTTGTTTTTGCTCTATTTAACGATGTAACAATCCATCACAGTGTTGGTGAAGATACAAGCCTTTGCTCTGTGATTGAGAATCATCTTAAGCCAGGCCCTTGGATTCACAAGCTCAAGCCTTTTTCTGACGTGGATCTTGATTCTCTCAAGCTTTTTATACGCACATACCCCAAGGTTTGGATTATTACCACATATTTGCGTTGTTGTGTTAGTGTTTTACTTTTTCTCTCCCTTGGTTGCAGGGTGCAAAGGTTCCTTTCAAGGAGCTGGACATCAAGGCTCCTTTGAGACAACAGCTTGCTCAAGTAACTATCTTAGAGTACCCGGTGATCCATGTTTATCTTCCTTCCCACAGCTACGACTTTGAAGTTATCAGAGACTTCGACAGTGAGAAAACGACACCTGAGCCTAAATACTATAGCCAGGCAGAAGGTGCAACCACGCGAGAAGAGGAAATAGAAGAAGATGACGACATTGACTCATTTGAGCCAGAGGTTCTTGATCTTATGAAACAGATTAACTCTAACCCGCGTCGGCAAGTCTCAGAGGTCAGCAAGGCTGAGGGTGGGGGTGCCAAGAATGCACATCATGTTGATGATAACATGGAGCTGGAGTTTGAGCAAGGGTTAATAGACACATACGCTGATATTTTCCCGGAGTTGAACCCTGGTGACTATTTCAATTTCGAATGTGAGTTTGCAAAGGGGTTTGATTCAGATGAGGATTGCAATCTCCAGAGTCTAGCTGCTGCTGATTTGGACATTGATGGACTAGAGGAAGGGGAAATCGTTGAATAGATGGTCATCGTTCAATAATGTTCTCCCAGTGAAACATCTTTGGTCACCAAGGAACCTGAACTGAACTCCCTGGTTGAAGCACATTGGCTATTGTTTGTATCATTAAAAGCTTTTACCGAACTAGATAGCCAATCCTTTTGATTGCAGAACTAGTGGTCACTGGTCATGAACGTCTTTGGTTTGAGATCGGATCAACAGGTGTTTCTGTAGTCTAGTGTGTTTAATTAGTTATTACATTCGATATTATTTAGTTGATGCAAGAGAACGCCTTCTCTTTTCATCCACAAACCAGTCTTGTAGTTTTTAAGACCGTTTACTTAGAACAAGTATACTGTCACTCTAACCTTGTATTCGATGCAGAGAATAACAAGGATGTATCAATATAACGAGCAACAAGCAAATACATTAAGGAAATATCTGCAATCTACATTACTACAAATAAATTCACCAAGTAATCAATCACTAAAATCTTCTAAATATATACATTGGAAGATTCAGAATTCAAGGAAGCCCTCAACCTTTACTCGGTTCAATACAACTCAAACCACTACGTGTAGACTTCTCCTAAAGACACGAGATGCTCGATGTCCCTCAAGGCCAGGAAGATCCACTAAGAGTTGACCCGAGGAAAGTTTAATCTTTCCAAGCGCAGAACCATGAGCTCTCACTGCAGACGTACCTCTTAATGGTTAGAGGAATACTGACATCTCTGTAGAAGGGATAAAAGGAAGAATCCTATCACCATATAGTTGGTGCAGTTTCACCAAGAGCCGTCCAGAATCAAGGTCATCTTTCCAAATCTGACCAAGGATTGCTTTCATGGTAATGGACCGGCCTTTGCCCCTTTCCTTCTCCTTTCCGTTTCTGCTTTCAGATTCATTACCATCAGAAGCTTGTTCTGATGAGGATGGTTGAACAGAGTTTTGTGGCGGATTGTAATTTCCCATCGGTTTATCTACATGCATTGGAGCTGGACCGGTGTGATCTTGCGGTCGTAACCCATCTGTAGTTATCATCAGTCTTTTATGGGGTGACTGGTTTTCTGAAGAATCAGCACTCAGCTTCCGTTTACCTGACATATTCATTAAGAGAAGAATAAAACGTTGGTAGTTGAAACAATTGTTTATCACCGAGTCATATAGGAACGTATATTGAGCCAACAATTATAGTCTTCTATAAGCATGTGTCTGACGCACCAACAACCATATCATGCAGAGAAAGTAAATTGGTTGACGAAACTTACGTGGCTCGGCACTGATTATTTTTCCCTTTCCCTTATGGAGGAAACTTGGTGAAGGGGATGGTATGGTATATTTGGGAAGATTTTAAGCCGATCATGTATACACAAGCCTGCAGCACGCTGcggaaaaaaaattacaagtcTCTATAAGGATTGCCCATATATGAAATTACTGAGATTTTCTAAGCACTTTTTAGACGATGACTAGGACTAACCAGCAAGGCCCCGTACACACGCCAAGCTTCGTAGCTTTTCATTTGGTTCTTTTGCTTCTCAGCATCCTGTTCTGGTTCGAGAAGAGTCAGATACGGTTCGAGATTTGACAGAATAAGAAGGCGTACCTACACAATAAAATGACATTCAGCTAACAGCGGAGTAGTACTGAGactctgtttctttttctaGCACCGGTGACACTATTGTTCATGAAGGAGTAACATTGTTTTTAGGGGAAACTCATAGAACTAATCAAAACCTTGAAAATAGTAAAGTGATAGTAGTTAAAGTTAAATGAGACATCACAGCGCTaataaaccaagaaataacATCTGAAAGTAGCATAAGAAGAATAAAGGAAGTACTTACAACATTATGCCCCAATGCTGATAATCCTTGAATTGCACCATAGTGCTGAGTCAAAGCTTTCTTTGGGTCCAAAAGTGCATTGACTAAAGTTTTAGTAAGACGAGACTGAAGGGTAATGTATGCGTTTCCAAACCTGGAACAGTTTATTCAAATCACaatttttaagattttagaaCAAAATTAAGGTGAGATGAGTAATAAAGATTTTAGAGACAATGACCAAAACCATTCTAAATAGTGAAGAAAACTTTAGGAAGTTATTACTTATTGGTCTTTAATTCAGATCTTCCCATTTGATTTTTCAGTTCGATGATCCTCACAATTATCCAAAAACGAAGAAAGAGTAACGAACCTTTTACATATCAGTCCAACCAGATTCGCTGTAAAATCTCGAAGCTCCCAATGGTTATCGGCAAATCTATTTCCAAGCTTTCTCGATACAAGGCATGTTACAATAGATGGCATCAACTGGTGCAGCTGCCACCAAAAGGAAAAGTTCACTTAGCTTCATGGTTATGAATCAACGCCTTAAAACCAACTTAGACTGAACATTATCCCAAGGCTGGATTTACATAAAAATGATCCCAAGTGAATATGAAATTATCTCAATACAGATCCAAGGAGAAATTTATAGTCATCCAGAGAAGTTAGTTGAACTTGCACAGCGTTATCGAAGTCAGACCAACACTCCCACTAACCATATATATGCATAGTACATAGCATGTCTAAAATGCTATTTGAAGAAACCCACGACAAAAACCTAACGAAGATGTAGCTACATGATTCTATAATAATTCTTAAGAAAGTGGTAAACGATAATCCAGAAAGCAACTTACATATGGTTCTATGTGTATATGTGGGttttgtagaagacttctaaCAACGTGCATTAGATTAAACAGGAGTAGGAAgtcatttaaaccacgtgatacCTGCACCAGTGGAGAAGATAATTATTATAATGTGCATCAAGTAATTGCGTGATCCTCGGTGGTGCGGTATGTTACCTCATCAGCAatgaaatttgtaaaatatgGAACTAGAGGATGAAGTCCTGAGTCTGAAGCCAAGCTCACTAATGCTTTTTTAAACAGAGCAGGACTTGACTTGCTCATTGTAAGTTCAGCAATCTTTTGGAAGTATAACTGTAAAGAGAGAAAACAACACATAAGTCTTATGCATGTAAGATACGACCCTGTGGTATATAGCCTGAATCATACACCTGAAGTTCCCTAGATAGCACATGCTTCACTGGTAGCCTAACGTCAATAAGAGGTCCATCCTTTTGTTCATAGATTTTGTGTTCTGTAGGTGCTCTGATGACTACAAACACAACAAACAAGTGGAAATATATTCACGATGGGGATAAACAAGGGCAGAAAGAACTTAATTCACCACTTAAACGTCACTGTACATTACTAATATTTGTTTCATGTCAATCACTTTAGTTAATGACTTTACAACGCCAACCCAGGACATAAAATTGAGAGGCAAACCTTCTAAAGGAGCATTTTCTGGGATAGCTGGCTGCACTCCTTCAATAGCCAGCCAGTGGCAGACAACTTCAGTATTAAGGGGAGCTTTTGGTAGTGGGGCTTCAATCACCTAGAATCATGACATTTCTTGAAAATATTAGAATAATATTATGGaaactgaataaaaaatatatatcccaGCTTTCCCAAGATCTTACATCTTTGAAATCCACCTCTCTGTCATCAGTATAGAACAAATCCTGATGCCCAATAGCCTTTCTAAATCGAAACGGTCCTCCTGAGGCAAAGCCATATGACGGCTGCAATAAATATAATCACTCTCAGATAGATATGCCACTGAACCAGTTAACTGCTATAGATGTATATTTGGAAGCAACGTTTAATTAATCGCTATAGATCTTTCTCACTACTAGACAActccaccaaaaaaaaaatattcatatcaTCCAAAGGAAGCTATCAAACATTCTACTGATAATGCACTACACAAAACTCTAGATGGTGGGAATGAGCAACTGGTGTCTAGTTAGTACCTCAAGGTTCCTTAAGTTGAGAGCACCATCTACATCCGAAGCTGTTAAAGTCGTTCTCTTTGAGTGACGCATGCATTTGATAGCCTCCTGcaaagaaattcaaaaatatgaggACCTGATTCCTTCACACAAATCAAGAACAACAAAGACAtgactagaaaaaaaaaaaaggtaacctaCCTGCATGATCTCACGAACACGATACTCAACATCAGGAGCAAGCATAAGCGCAGCCTCAGGTGACAAATTGGTAATCCCAATACTCTGTGCTGTAACCTCAATCGTTTCCTTCGGTACAATGCCCATCTTCTCTTCTCCGATTTCACTATATTCGACCACAAAGAAGTATGAATTTTACTATGAAACAAACAACGAAGCACTATAAAGAAGATTAGCTCCAAAGAGTGTATAGTACCGTCTCGAGTGAGATGATTAGCTCCAAAGATGGTGGCGAACAAGCACCGATTCGGTTCACCTCGAGGATCCAGAAAACAAGCAGCTTGAATCAATCAAgatcgggtcgggtatttcatTGAGGTTGGGTTCACCCGATTGGATAATATCGGGTTAGACTAGCTTTGGGCTATAACTAAATCTTCTATTGGGCCTTTCTAGCCCAATAAGGATCttatattaaataacaaaattcaaCAATCAAACTCATCATTTTAAACATGTGTTACAGTTGTTAAACTTCAAAATTAGTATTGTATCAGGGTTATCACAGagtaacaagaagaagaaaaagagatgcATACAGTATTTGAACTTAATCAATTACAAGGAACAAACAGCCTTTGGCTTCATGACAAAACCGATGTGTAGACTTTTAGATTTAAGTCGAGAATCTACAGAGAgagagttaaaaaaaacaatcgtTCTTTTGTTTCGATTAGCTTTGAATTGTTATTCTTTCAAGCTGCACCCTCAGGTGGTGGTGTCTTCAAAGCATTTTTCTGTTGATGTTGTCTTGTTCTGCCTTGGGAATGGTCGTCTGAGTAACCTTGAGGTAGGCCAAGCTCGGGGTTTTATCCTCCCTAACAATAACTTCCATTCTCTCGGTTTTAACTGCCCAGCCAATCTCATTTGTTCTCTTTTGAACTTCCTGTTTGCATACCATATCCCTCCACGCCATCCCAACCCATACctggaagaaagaaaaaaacagacgGTAAGACTATTAATAAGCACAGAACTTGTTGTGAGCCTAAGAAGTGTAAACAACAAACCCGAGGATCAAAGTGGTTCCGGCGGTGGCAATTGTTGAAGTGAACCGGGAACCCACtggatcaacaagctccttgaGTTCTCCTCGTTCCAATTCATGGGTGTGTTTCATCTGCCGTGAGAAGATATCAAAAGTTTCAATTGACAAACGAATAAGTCTATTTACAAGAGTTTCCACAGAAGAGAAGCTATAGGAATCCAAATATACAAGCAGCTGAACCCAATGCATCAATGTAATACATAGATATATCACTCATAGTTTCCAAATAACAACTAACAAGCCAGATAAGAGGCAAATATACAGTGATCATAAAAAATAAGATGTTGATAGTATCCTAGTTGATCATAGAGACTAACCGCATTCTCAATCGATTCCAGCCTCTGATCGATCCTAGTTTCATTGTAGTGGCGTAATGAATAACCTGCACAATCATATTCATCATCCAATGGGTCAGTTACAAAGGTCACCTCCGTGAAAACAGAAACATATACATCAATTAAGATACTCTTGCAACACTTAGTACGACAACAAAAACAAAGCTCAAAGTAATGAACTTTGTTTATGGGAAGATCATTTATCATTATCATAGAAGTGTATAAACATCATCTCCAAACCTCTGGCATTAAAATCTATAGTATCAAACATAATATTAGAGCGAAATGAAAGTCTCAAATAAAGCTATATAATCCAGCAACTTCAACATCTAACAAGGGAGAGATGCAAAGTATAAACTAGAAACTTACCGATCCAAGCCGTAGCAACAGATGCAACAGAAGTCGCAACTGTAAACACGACCCTCTGCCTCTCGAGCAGATCCTATGAAAATGATAACGAAAGCCCATTAACAAGATGATAATTATCATGATGCCCTAAACCCAATTCTTCAAAATTCGATATGAATTGAATCGAAACTCATCgatcaatacaaaaaaaatgaacctTTACAGAGAGAGAACGAGGGGGGAGGATGGATCACCTTGGTGGAGAGATAGGAGTCTTGGAGAGCGACCAATGAGTTCTGGGCTCTCTTCTTAAGATGAGGCATAGCTGCCGAACCTAGAATCCATGCCCCTCGGCCTCTCAGCCGATTCATGGCTCCTTATGGAGAAACTCGGAGCGAGTTGACTCGGCGGTGTTGATTGAGATAACTCTGGATTTTGCCAACGCAAAATCGTCTGGGAGACAACAAGAGAACCCACCCAGGCGATTTCCCCCACACGCAAAAAGGACGAAGCTTTACGCAGATTTTTTTTCTCCGACCAAGTCTAAAAAAAACAACCCTTTTCATTTCTATACCTGGAATGTTCGGTTCAAAATTAATAACCATaaggtttgaccaaaaaaaagaagttaataaCCATAAGACTAAAATCCAATGGTATATTCTATTTGCTTAACCATCCTTATTCaaaattagattaatttaaattagattaaaaaaatagatgtgctatattaaattttgggtatttatggttttttttttgtaggggtgtcaaaatgaaCTAGTTCGCTTAAGAGAGCTCAGCTTATAGTGAGCTTGAATCTTTTGTGAACTAACTCAGCTCTGCTCATTTTTTATATGAGCTTCAATATGTAAACTCAAACTTAGATCATCTAGATCATGAGTTAAATAAATTAACTCGATATCTGGTATAAAAGTAATAATTGTaaggtaattataaaataaaataaaataaaatattaaaataatttatatattattattcaaaaattaaatattaaaaaaaacaaaacattaatattaaatattaaataaatatttttatatgatatgatgagtgatataatttatttcatttactatatatgtttaaaaattggttttgcattttaattttagaagataaatatgattaatccagaaattatttttttaacataagaaaaatagaaattatccaacatatatatgtatgtatatatatatataattttatatataaatatgaccAAACTCATCGGTTGGTTCATGTTCATTAAAGATCGTTCATATAATTCGTAATATCATTTAAGTTTATcattaaacttattttttaaatacgCCTAAAAAATAGTTGAGCTAAGCCGAGTCAGTTGAACTACAGCTCATGAGTTATAGTTCATTTTGACACCTTAGGTTTCTTGTCAATTAATAATAGCTGTGGCGATTATCCCATGTAAAGTTTATTAAGAGATTCAAAAACCAAAAGAGAAGATTGAGAGGCACCACTGGTTTAGTCCTATATTGTTTTCAATTCATCCAcagtcaaaaaaaaatctaaaacaaaagtgAGAAACACTTCCACCTCCACTCCTCATCCACAAACGTTAACAAAAATTGCAGAGAAAGGGATCATTGAGATCTTTGGAAGCCTGAGGGTGGGGAGATTCAGCCATATTGGTGATGATTCTGGAGGCTGTGATCATGAATTATGATCATGGTGATGACGAATTCTCAGAAATCTCCTTCCTTTGGGAGCTATTCAATTGTTTAGAATCACTCTCTGGTTTCTCAGTCTCTGTCATTTCCTTCCTCACATCAGGTTTGTCGTTAGACAAAGCCTTTGAACCAGAGCGGCTTGGCGATGGTGTGATACAATTGTTATATAATTCACTTTTCTCCTAGTTGTGACAAAATCAATTAGAGTTCAGTATACAATGtaccaaaagaaaagaaaaaaaaaacatttcaatctCTGACTAGTCAAATTAAAGATCATATCAATTCAAATGCTTAGATATGATCTTGTTTTGATTCTGCAACCATAACTGCTGTTCTTGCAACACAGATCGCTCATGTACCCCTCCATTTTCTGAAACACTCTCTCCGAACCCAAAACTCTCAAACGTTGCAAATGGCTCACACTTGTCGGGCAAACTCCCTGTGGCCTTAAAAGTTGGGGCAGACGAGGGCACAAAATCATCAGGAACGTTTCCCTGAAACTCCGTGAGAGCCAAGGCATTGAACGCGGTACTCATCAGTTCTCCACTTGTACCGACTTTAGCTAACGGCGCAGCTGGTTCCACCATGAATGGATTGTGTTGGTCCATGGTGGCTTGAAACGGCACCGGATCATCCAATCCGAACGGTACGATCGCCATTGAGTTCGCATCCTCTACTTGCGTAGTAACTGTTTCTTCCAGCGCAAGCAACCAGTTCCCTGAGTCTCTCTGATTCTCAGAGGTTGAAGGCTCTTCAGGAATCGTTTCAATGTTCTTCCTCGGTTCATCTCTCAACATCAAAGCCTCCCAAGGATCAGAAGCTTcctcttgcttcttcttcttcctctccttgtCATCCAACATCTTTAATGTGACACTGGAGGGAGTATTAGGAAGAGACTTAGTCGAAACCGTATCGAAGCTATTCCCATTAGGAtcctctcttcctcctcctcctccgtaaGGCTCTGAACGACACGACATGGAAGGACTACTAGTCCCCGCATCCTCCAAAGAAGCACTCCGAAACGACCCGTAATCCGAACAACACCTCTCCGACAACGAGTTCGAAACCGtcgaaggaggaggaggaagaagaagactatTCGGCGACGGATACATCCCCGCGTTGTTCCCCGGAAACGAAGACTGGTCCTTCAAAAACTCCTGCAGCGTCTCCAGCAGCTCTATCGAGATCTTCTGAACGCTCGGATACTCCGACGTCCTCCCCACGCCGCTCGCTTTGCATAGCTCGTAGAAGCCAATAAGCTCCTCGAACTGCTTCGAAGCCCTGACGGAGGCTTGAAACGCGTGGATGCAAGATTTGTACGGAAGGTGGAAGAAGCTGTCGAGGAGGAGAGCCAAACCGTCGGAGATGTCTCTGTAGAGATCGAAGCTCTCCTGCGCAACCGCGTAGAGAGACGTCTTCACGAGCCTGTTGGCCTTCGCGTCTCCCGTCGGACGCGTCGCGATGGCTCTGTCTAGCAGTCTCTGCCAGTACGTGATTTTGTCGAGGAGCGTCGCCGGTTTCATATCTCTAACCGCCGGTTCGTCGGTTTTATTTCTAATTCTCGGATTAAATCGGGATCTGATTCCGGTTTGGTTCTTGTTATTAGTAGTGTAACGTCTCTGTAACTTCCCGGTTAAGAAGCAGTCGAGTCTCTCGTCGAGGTACAGCGCGTACGTGCGGACGAAGGCTGTGTAGTCCCAAGGTCGCGAGTTCGAATCGTCGCGGAAGGTGGAGAGGTTGAGGATTTTCGCGCCGCGTTTCATGCCGTGGAGGACTTCGCGAGGGAAGTAAGGGTCTCCATCTTGGAAGATCCTGAGGACGAGGACCAGGGATTTTAGCGCGACGATCCAGCTCCGCGTCCGCCCGATGCGGCGTCCGATCGCCGCGGCGCAGGCGGCGGCGTGGGATTTTTTGGAGGATATGATTGAGAGGATGTCGGAGACGAGACGGTCGTCGATCGGGACGTCTTCGTCGTGGCTCGTGGCTTTGAGGATGGCTACTTCGAGGGTGGTGAGGTCGCCGCCGCGGCCTCTGTTGGCTCCGTTGGTGACTTTGGCGAGGCTGATGCTCGTCTGGTCTTTAACCGCTCCTATCGCCTTTTTCAGCTTGCTCGGCATTGTCGTCGCGTTTTGAATTTTCACCCAAtcgtcgtcttcttcctcctctgtgttttctctctctctaaggaaaaagttttgatttttttttttgttgtcttcTAAATATAAAAGAGTGGAGGAGAGGATAAAATGGCGGGAGACTCTCTGGATCCTTTTAAGATATACGTTGACTAGATACCAGCGACTTCTGTTATTCACTCACGCGCGTTTGGAGCGCGTCGTTTATAACGATATTAACGAACAAtgagttctttttttcttttcgtcaaagtttttttaaatctaCATTATAATACGCCACTTCCATCACTCCCAGGGTGACACGTCAtcacgttttttaaaaaaaacttctgTTATGGGCTTCATTTTTAAACGTGGGCTTTGCTGGGCCTTCACTTGCATGAGACGCTGGATGTGGTCGTCGGGTGTCGCTAGGGTTACCGTCTTCGTCTGGATCTTTCAATCGCCCGTCTTCCTCTAGATCTTCCAATCGCAGGGCTCTTCCTCTTCCCCTTTTGTTATTACTCCATCATTATGAACCTGATGTTCTCGCGATTCCTCTTCCTGTAACGTATTCTTGCCGTTCCTATATATCGAGATCGTCTGCGATGAGGTATCTTCTCTCTCTACAACTTTCATCTCATCTATTTCTCTTCGCTTACGATTCGGAAATGACTTCCTCAGGTGCTCCCGTTGCTAACGCCGCCGCCCGTAACGCCGCTGTCTCTAACCTCGCCGGCGCCTACTCTACGTTCAACACTCTCCGCCTTGGTAGATCCGCTCAGACCTTTGTTGCTCGCCTCATCCGGTTCTGGGATTCTCGGAACATCCACAAGAATGGGGAGTTTATGGGAATAACTATTCTCCTCCTCGATGAACAGGTGATGATTGCTTCAAACTTATTTTCCA
The window above is part of the Brassica napus cultivar Da-Ae chromosome C8, Da-Ae, whole genome shotgun sequence genome. Proteins encoded here:
- the LOC111212949 gene encoding clathrin coat assembly protein AP180-like, with amino-acid sequence MPSKLKKAIGAVKDQTSISLAKVTNGANRGRGGDLTTLEVAILKATSHDEDVPIDDRLVSDILSIISSKKSHAAACAAAIGRRIGRTRSWIVALKSLVLVLRIFQDGDPYFPREVLHGMKRGAKILNLSTFRDDSNSRPWDYTAFVRTYALYLDERLDCFLTGKLQRRYTTNNKNQTGIRSRFNPRIRNKTDEPAVRDMKPATLLDKITYWQRLLDRAIATRPTGDAKANRLVKTSLYAVAQESFDLYRDISDGLALLLDSFFHLPYKSCIHAFQASVRASKQFEELIGFYELCKASGVGRTSEYPSVQKISIELLETLQEFLKDQSSFPGNNAGMYPSPNSLLLPPPPSTVSNSLSERCCSDYGSFRSASLEDAGTSSPSMSCRSEPYGGGGGREDPNGNSFDTVSTKSLPNTPSSVTLKMLDDKERKKKKQEEASDPWEALMLRDEPRKNIETIPEEPSTSENQRDSGNWLLALEETVTTQVEDANSMAIVPFGLDDPVPFQATMDQHNPFMVEPAAPLAKVGTSGELMSTAFNALALTEFQGNVPDDFVPSSAPTFKATGSLPDKCEPFATFESFGFGESVSENGGVHERSVLQEQQLWLQNQNKIISKHLN
- the LOC111212952 gene encoding putative box C/D snoRNA protein SPCC613.07, with translation MNNVESEQKSMDDDDKVCGECKSNPWKYKCPGCSIRSCALPCVKAHKKRTGCTGKRKLTDFVPLSKFDDNLLLSDYNLLEETKRVAESALRRRHQLCKNPHFRLRLPYDLRSLQVAAADRKTKLWFLPGGMLKRDKNQSRYDNGRKCIHWTIEWRFHSTDVVLVDHGVGEDTSLCSVIENHLKPGPWIHKLKPFSDVDLDSLKLFIRTYPKGAKVPFKELDIKAPLRQQLAQVTILEYPVIHVYLPSHSYDFEVIRDFDSEKTTPEPKYYSQAEGATTREEEIEEDDDIDSFEPEVLDLMKQINSNPRRQVSEVSKAEGGGAKNAHHVDDNMELEFEQGLIDTYADIFPELNPGDYFNFECEFAKGFDSDEDCNLQSLAAADLDIDGLEEGEIVE